A region of the Zonotrichia leucophrys gambelii isolate GWCS_2022_RI chromosome 14, RI_Zleu_2.0, whole genome shotgun sequence genome:
AATGTCCCGTGACAAACTCAAACCAACattttcccccagctctgcagccaacCCATACTGGTCTGAAAGCCACACCTGCCCATCTGCCACTCAGGAGAGGACTGGGGTaactgggctgggagggagttTGCTTTTCccaagctgcagctcagtgaggATGGAGCTGAGAGGATACAGGGATGAGGCACACAGAAAGGGGAGACCTTCAGTCCCTAAATCCGTGTGAAAACAGGCAGCAGAAACACCTGGGGAGCTCCGTGCTCACCCAGTGCCCTGTTTGGTTTGATGTGGGGGCTCCTCTgtgcctgagcccagcacattTCTCACGGGCTGCCCAGGTCTGTTCTTCTCCATCGGGGAGCTGTGGAGGACAACGCGCAGGTTCACCGTGTCCAGCATGCGCAACCTCGGCATGGGCAAGCAAATGATAGAGGGCAGAATCTTTGAGGAGCTCCACTTCCTCATTGAGATGATCAAATCCTTCAAAGGTGAGCTGGGGACCGTCCTGGGGCTCGGGTGTGTCACAGCTGCTCCACATCTCACAGcttccccaccctgctcctgctgcaggggaacCTTTCAGCCTGCCCTCCTTCAACTGCGCGCCCATCAACATCACCTTCATCATGCTCTTTGGGGACAGGTTTGACTACAAGGACCCAACATTCCTCACTCTCCTAAGGCTCATAGATGAAATTATGATTCTTCTGGGATCACCAAATTTAAACGTAAGTAAACTGTCCCACACATAAACACTTTTTTACGTGAGCCAACCGTAGGGTGTGGCTCACATAACTTTACCTCAGCAGTTTTCAGACGTTCAAAACCAGCCATTACACCTAAAACATGACAGTTCTCCACATGCCACTTGGGTCACCAAAATCTGCTGCCAGATTCCCATTACCTACTTTCCTTCTGACCCATCCTGCACATCTGTGTGGAGCTAAAATGAGATCTGAACCATGGTTTCTTTAGCTTAGGAAAATCTGCCTGGGAAGTCCCTGGGACACTGAGATATTGCTACTAAAGACAAAACCCAACTGATTCATTGGCCCttaggaaaaaagctgtttcagCATGTGCCAAGGggattctgtgtgattctgtgtggTATTTCTGCAGGCCTAAtgcttctctttttaaatttctcattAGTATTTCAATTTCTACCCGTTCCTtggatttcttttcaaaaccCACAAGATTATGCTCAAGAAAATTGAAGATGTGCGTGCCATTTTAAGGCAATACATGAAGGCCAGCAGGGAGGACATCAATGAGAACAGTGTGAGGAGCTACATCGATGCACTGATATTCAAGCAACAAGAGGTATTGGGCTGCTTAGCTCTGTTGGCTGTTTGCAATGTCTCCTTTGGATTTTCTAGCTAAAAGAGTTGCTGAGTCTTGATTTCAGTCATGTTGTGTAAATCTATTGAAATCCATGCTGTTACTCCAGCGGTACTTAAATCAGATGTGAAACACTTACAATTGGTACATTTTTCTATCAAAATTAAGACACAAAAGCTACTCTCAGTCCACTCCTGAAATAGTAGCACTAATAATGTGAGATCAACCACTCACTCGTAATAGAAAATGCATGAATTCACATGAAAGCTGactctgcctttctttttatgaaaacaaaTCAATTAATCATTGATACTGTTGCTCCATCAAGATGAATGATCCCCTTAAAGAACTTGAATGATAAATCATCAGTACAAGTCCTAAACCTGCCCTGCATCTCACTTTGCAGAGGCTCGGCAGTTTCACACATCAGTTGGTTTCATTCAACACAAAATACTTGGGCTCtgagctttttcttctttccagctGGATCCAGGCTGACCTTAGACACTAAGAATTCTACTCAGCTAAGTGGAGGAGGAGTTATCACAGCTCTATAGCCCAGGCAGGAATGGCCTGAAAGGTGATTTTAAGCACCTCCAAACCTTCCACCTGTGGTGCTCCAACTCTGGTGGATGCTGTGCATTCAAGATCAGGTCTATTTTATCACCCAGTTCACAAACACAAGACTACAACCAGCTGTGCTGTAGGTTATGCAGCATTTCCTGAGCTTGCTGAATATTCAGACTGATGTTTATATGACTTTTCTTACCTCTTATGTTTTTCAAGGAGAAGCACAAGAAAGACAGCCTCTTCCATGATGACAACTTAATGGCATCCATACTTGACCTGGTCATGGCTGGAACAGAGACCATTGCCACCACGCTCCAGTGGTCCATCCTGCTCATGATGAAATACCCAGAGATTCAAAGTGAGCAGCTTTTACCTACTCCATCCATGGCAAGGTGAAATGAAGAGGCCTGGCCTCAGATCCACAGCAGCTCTTTTGCCTGAAGAGCTGAATCCTAGCTCTCCTCTGTGATAAACTGCTAATGTAACTAGGTGTTTATCAAAGTCACAATAAAATAGCCCTTTTGACTTGCTAGGAGAGAGGATGGGTGGAGATCAGAGTATGATGCtgcagaaaaaacccacccacaCACCTGAAttaaacacagagcagggaaaccCACATTGCTGCTGTAAGAATCCTCTCTCTTTTCAAACTctggaaaaatggggttttttcccctaaacCAAATCTAAGGAGGGAGTTGGCTTCCTTGCTGGGACACATCCCTTTTGTTTGTTCCTTCCAGAAAAGGTCCAGGAGGAGATTGGGAGAACAGTgaaggctgggagctgggccacGTACGAGGACAGGAGGAGGATGCCCTACACCAACGCGGTGCTGCACGAGGTGCAGAGGTTCATCACCCTCCTGCCACACGTGCCCCGCTGCACGGCTGTTGACACCCACTTCAGGGGCTACTTCCTGCCCAAGGTAGGTATCTGCTGCCTCCCAGGAACACAAAACCCTCCCCAGATCCACCACTGCCACTGGAGAATGGTTTCTTAGAGAGAATTACACGACAGAGTCCAAAACCAGCCTCAGAAGGGTTTCTGTACCGAGCCCAGAGTTGTCATAGGACTCAGTCCAGTCCCCCTCATGCTCAGGACTTCCTTACTCCATGAGCAGCCCTAGTTTACCTCCTTGCTGCCATCTGCACAGTGAAGGATCTGCCAGAGAATTGCAGGATCTTACCTTCCACTTGAGGTTTTCACAGCACCCTGTGGGGTTTGGCTTCAGTCCTTGGCACTAGTGGGAAAATCTCACTGATGTCTCTCTGCTGGATGATGGGATAAAACCCTCATGGTCTCCACCTACCCCAGGTGGGGCAAATCTGGGACACCAAAGCCTGTGTGAGAAAATGAACCAAAACAATCTCTGTGCCTTTGTGTACTTTTCTTCCAGGGTATAATTGTAATCCCATCCCTtacctcagtgctgctggataAGACACAATGGGAGACACCACATCAGTTCAACCCCAACCACTTTCTCGATGCTGAAGGGAATTTTGTAAAGAAAGGAGCTTTCCTGCCTTTCTCCACAGGTAACTGAAGGGCTgacctgcacagagctggggctgtggcaggacCACTTCATTACAACACACACTAATGAGTCTTCATGCCTAAACACTGCCCCTAACTCAGTCAATAAGCAACCAGACAAGTGAATGGAATCAATTGTTCCGCATCTGGGCAAATGGCTGCTCTCAGAGCACAGCTCTCCCACTGCTAAATATAGCAAAAAGAAGGGCAGTAAAAAAAAGCACACCTTTATCTAAAAGTGGTATATGAGGATAAATTCCACAGGAAAGGGAGTTTCAACTATTCTACTTTGGAAGGAGGTGGGATTCTTCTATCAGGCTGCTTTCCAAAAGAAAGGGTTAAAGATGCTGAGAGGGTTGGAAGAGCTaaggagaggagagggcacACATAAATGTGCAATAAAACTGCAGGATGGCTGTAGCCTGTGACAAAAGAGAACAGACAGAAaccttcagcagcacaggccCCTCTACTCCAAAATGCTTTAGTGCATTTCAAGGTTTCTCTCCTACTCCCATTGCAACATCTCAGATGCTAAATGTCCATGGCAAACATTCCAGTTGGATTTTCCCATGAGGTGAACTCTCTGCTTGCACCCGCAGGGCGGCGGAACTGCATCGGGGAAAGCCTGGCCAAGATGgagctctttgttttctttgtcgGGCTGCTCCAAACATTCACCTTCCGACCCCAGCCGGGAGTTTCAGAGTCTGACCTGGACCTCACCGTCCCCCAGACAACTTTCACATTGAGGCCTCAGCCCCAGGCAACCTGTGCTGTCCTGAGGGAATAAACATGGCCTTGTCCCAGAGCTTTGGGGTCCAAGAACCCAGATTTGCTCAAACTCACCATCTCCtaccctgccccagcaccacaTCCCCTTCCCACTGCCTCCATCCAccccctgcactgctccatccccccagggctgctcttggctcctgtgccctgggggaGATGCAGACACAGCCATGGTGCTGCCCATCACACCCCACTTCTCAAGATGTGCACGGAGCTGGTGAAGGGACCAAGCCGCTGCTCTGGCGCAGGGGATGCAACCCATGAGCAGCAGAACACTCAGGTTACCCTCCTGTCACAGAAATCTGCCTGGAATCCTGAGGAAAAACAACCCACAGTTTGGTGGAAGCTGCAGAGAGACACGGCGGGTCACAGGCTTGAGCCATCCATAGGCACCTCCTGAGCTTCCACAGCTCACAGCAAAATCCTGCCAGGATTCCACCCACCAGGCAGCCAAGCCAAACACCAAGAGTGAAAAAATTGATGGGTCCAGGTTTGAGGACTAAATCTGCCTGGGAACAGTGTCCTGGAAGATGCCCCAGAGGCTGCAAACCTGTTCAGAGAAGCAAATGCTGGAGCCAAGCTCAACACTGCTCCCCAGTTGGAACAAAACAGGAGCTGCATTCCTGAGTTTGCAATTTAAATCATGAGGCCACATGAGATTTGCACCAGCATCCGGTCATAAAGGGCTAATGACACAAAAATAAACTATACCCACTGCTAGTTTGGCACATCTCTGTCCTTCCTGACCTTGttaaacagcagcaaagagTGTTCCCTCTCTTCAGATATCCTGGTTAATGTTACCCTACACCAGCAGTCATTCTGTGTTTGGGATGGTCTGGCCTTTGGAACCAGCCATGCAATTCCCCTGAAAAGGCAGTCTAATTTCACAGTGCTTgttttgcacacacacatggacaGAGAATGGGGATCAGGGATTAAAGCAGAGCTGGTTTTGGTTGGCTTCCTCTCCTCTGTAGCTCAGCCTGGCTGTTGTCTCTATCTCACTCTTACATGCCATCATATTCCACAACCTTATTCCAGCTGAGGCAATTTCCCATCCATTTACCTGCTGTGACTTCCCACTCCTCCACATGCATTTTCTTATCAAGTGCTTTATCATATTGTTTGTTTCCCCTTCATGGGAACCCAATAAAGTTTTAATCCCATGTCCTCATTACATTTCCTATGCCTGGTACCCAGCTTTgcagcacacagaaatgcaaacaCCATGAAAGGTTGGTGCTGAGCCCAGAGTGACAACAGATAAAATGTTGGATGTATCCCATGGGTGAGAAGTTCTGCATATGCTCATCCTGGTAAACACCAGCTCACCAGCAGACCCTCCATACCTGCAGGGTGGTTTCACCAGGGCAAATTCCTCAGCTGTGGGCTGTGAgtcagccctggggacagcctcaGTTCTTCACTTCTGTGCCTCTTGCTGCAGAGGCTGAATTAAAGGTTGCAccacagcctccctgctgctggtgctgccctctGCTTGGTGCTTTGGTTGGGAGGGCAAGGAGAGACAGGTAAAGCAACTGGGGAGCAAACCCCatagcagctctgtgcaggaagCCTTGGTcttgctgaaataaaataacatttttgcaTTTGGCTTCAGAAAGGCCAGGACTGTTCCTGTTTTAACCCCTCCAAAATAACATGAGCTGAAAGGATAGATAAAGCAGCAGTGTAGTGCTCCAGGGAACAACACTGAGCTAGGCTCAACTCTGCACAAATTCACTGGTGGAACCTCAGACCTGCCCCCTTGCCATGGGCTCTGAGGTTCTTGGCTTTGAAGCAGAGAGATGGATCCCTccctccacagcacagcagcctccagaGCTGCAAACATCCAAGGAAAACAGGTTCCTTGAGTTCCTTTGAAAAATGCACCCAACTTGTGCCTGTGTCAGCAGATGGATAGGAGtgatccctccccagcacactgAATTACACAGCTGAATATATCTCCACAAAATAAAGTGCCTGTCTCCCATTTATTTGCTCAGCCAGGCAATGGCAGAACATTGATTATGACTCAGCTATCTATTTATCTAGCAGAAAACATTGGCTCTCAGAGCTGGAAATACCATTTCCACATTCCTCAGTGGCCCTGAGGGTCTCCCCTGTAGCTGCAAAACATGTTTGTGCCTTGCACCTCTCACCTGGATTGAAGGCAAACACCTTGGGGCAGGACAGGTTCCTTGATGTTTAGAGCCAGAGCTGAACAACACAAACTCATTTTGTGGctcacagcactggcagctgtccCATAGCCCAGCgtgccaccccagggctgtgtgatgCTGGCACCAGAGGGGCAAGGATCAGGGGCAGGGATTGCAGCAACTCCTTCTGTCCCTCTCTGCACTGGCCAGAGCAATGAGCATTGCACACAATCCaatttctgatttgtttttgcCACGAGATGGCACCACGATCCCTCTGAGCCACAGCCAGCCCTACCCTGTGGTCCTTACTGGGCTAGAACGCCCTGCCAGCACAAatctgggctgggaaaggagtCAGGACTAAATCTGTAGGGTTTATGCCCCCCTCAGTCCAACTGCACTCACCTGCTGCAAGGCTGGGAGCAAAACCACCCATTTCCATTAACCTGAAGAAtcaggtgtgtgcagggcttAAATTCATCTGGCatctcccattttccctgttttatgTGGCAGCACGAGGCGAGCAGGGGGacccattccctttccctttccctgttttaaccagcagcacaggggtgagcagggggatcccttcccttccccacagcacccccaagctctgctgcagcatgtGTGGATGTTGTAAGCTTCTGGCCTTCCCACTCAGCATTCCTCCCCTTGGGCTGTGTCTGGCAGCCAAGTTCTTCCTCTGAAGAGCCAATTCCTGGGCTTGCACCTGCCAGTAAGACCCTTCATCAGTGCAGACACCCAGTTCACTGGAATTCCTGACTAATCTGTGACCTGGCCCTAACCCAGCAGGGTGGGGGAAACCCAGAGGTGCAATGGAGGGTTCCAAAACCACATGGATACTGCCCATGAGGACATAGCTTAATGCTGaacatggtggtggtgctgggttgatTAGACCTCATTATCTtgaaggttttttccaacctgaTCATTCCTGTGATTAAGCTACAGCCGCTGTTGGCTGCTCCCCAGTgatggagcagaggagggaCATGGGCCAGGCTCCTTTggtgcccagctgctccccactgCCCCCAGCAAGGCAGAGACAATGCCCTGGTACCCAGAGGGagcactgccctgcaggagggaagggaacaaggagcagagcccagggtatgagctgagctgtgggaaaagggaaCTGTGCCCAACCCTGAAATCACAATGCCATGAGACTGGGCTCAGAGGAGATGAGGCAGGAAGAAACTGGCTCTCCCTCTCCAAAAGCCCTGTGCTTGAGGCTGGCTCACTCCTGGTGCTTTTTGCCCTGGTGAGCTGCACCCCTTCatctggagagcagccctgggggtgcaGCAGCCTTTGAAGGGAGGCGCACCAGGAGCTTGTGGCAGGAGAGGGATGGATCTCCACACCTCATGGATCACTGCATTAGGAAATGCCATCTCAAaggcagggaagcagccagGGCCAAGAACTcagtctctgtgtcaccctTTTCTGCAGGGCAAAGGGACAGTGGTAAAACACCTGtgaatcccagctcctgctgaatgTGGTTGGATACCCCAGGACAGGAggtctgcagcccctggggtgggAACAACCTCTCAGATGCTTTGATCTGGAATGGCAGTGCTCAGT
Encoded here:
- the LOC135454040 gene encoding cytochrome P450 2W1, yielding MSFLISFLSDPALLCLLCAAVLLAVVYFSTGYKNSAFKLPPGPTPLPIIGNLHLVDLRRQDKSLMKLAEKYGPIFTLHFGFQKVVVLTGYEVVREALVNYTEEFVDRPSIPIFDQIQNKNGLFFSIGELWRTTRRFTVSSMRNLGMGKQMIEGRIFEELHFLIEMIKSFKGEPFSLPSFNCAPINITFIMLFGDRFDYKDPTFLTLLRLIDEIMILLGSPNLNYFNFYPFLGFLFKTHKIMLKKIEDVRAILRQYMKASREDINENSVRSYIDALIFKQQEEKHKKDSLFHDDNLMASILDLVMAGTETIATTLQWSILLMMKYPEIQKKVQEEIGRTVKAGSWATYEDRRRMPYTNAVLHEVQRFITLLPHVPRCTAVDTHFRGYFLPKGIIVIPSLTSVLLDKTQWETPHQFNPNHFLDAEGNFVKKGAFLPFSTGRRNCIGESLAKMELFVFFVGLLQTFTFRPQPGVSESDLDLTVPQTTFTLRPQPQATCAVLRE